CCAACGGTGCGGATGCAAAATGCGTATTTAAGGGTGCGATCATGTAACCTCTCTAATTTAAGGGTAACCATACGATTATCGGTCAGAAGCAACTAAAACTGTAGCAGATTCATGCTGTTTGCTTATCTGCATTCTTAACGGTATTTTTGCGAAAGGCAGCACGTTCTTGCACTTTTTCCAATAATAAGGTAAACTATTGTAATATAAGCATATAGATAGAATTTGAATTACAGCTAAGGCTGATATTCAGATTGGGTTTGAATCTCTTGCTGGAGGAGCCATGCCAAAGAAACCGACGATTAAAACGAAACTGCCGGGACCGCGCGCCAAAAAACTAATTAAACTGGATAAAAAATACGTTTCGCCATCTTACACCCGGGTTTACCCGCTGGTGGTTGATAAGGCCGAAGGCATGTGGGTTCATGATGTTGATGGCAACACTTTTCTGGACTTTACGGCCGGTATTGCCGTGAATGCCACCGGCCATTGTCATCCGCAAGTGGTGAAAGCCATTCAAAACCAGGCCGAGCAGCTGCTGCACATGTCCGGAACTGACTTTTACTACACGCCGCAGATTCAGCTGGCGGAGAAACTGGCATCCGTCGTTCCGAGCAATGGATCCAAACGGGTGTATTTTGGAAACTCGGGAGCAGAAGCTGTAGAAGCAGCGTTTAAACTGGCGCGCTGGCATACCAAACGCGAGCTGAATATCGCTTTTTTCGGTGCTTTTCATGGGCGTACCATGGGCGCTTTATCTTTGACAGCCAGCAAAACCGTTCAGAAAAAACACTATAACCCCTTTGTGCCCGGCATTACCCATATTCCGTATGCCTATTGCTATCGATGTGCCTACAATTTGTGCTATCCAGATTGCGACCTGTTCTGCGTCAAATGGATTGAAGATACCTTATTTCGCACCACCGTTCCGCCAGAGGAGGTGGCTGCCATATTTATCGAGCCCATCCAGGGTGAGGGCGGCTACATCGTTCCACCTCCGGGATTCCACAAGGAAATGTATCGCATCGCTAAAAAGTACGGGATCCTTTACGTTGCCGATGAAGTGCAGTCGGGCATGGGACGCACCGGTACGATGTTTGCCATCGAGCACTTCAAGGCCAAAGCCGACATTATCGCTATTGCCAAAGGGATTGCTTCCGGTATGCCGCTGGGCGCCATGGTCGCGCCGGCCAAGATTATGAACTGGGAGGCCGGCTCGCATGCGTCCACTTTCGGCGGTAATCCGATTTCATGCCAGGCTGCCATGGCAACCATTGAACTGCTGGAAAAGGGTTTGATGAAAAATGCCACTGCTCAGGGAAAACGGCTGATGAAGGGCCTGCACGAGCTCCAAAAGACCTATGAATGCATGGGAGATGTCCGCGGCAAAGGCCTGATGGTGGGGGTCGAATTTGTCAAAGACCGGGAGACCAAAGCGCCGGCCACCAAATGGCGGCCGGCCATCATTCGCAAGGCCTTTGAAAAAGGCCTGCTGATTTTAGGCTGCGGCGCAAACAGCATCCGGTTTTGCCCGGCGTTGACGGTCAGTGCTAAGGAAATCGATCTGGGGTTGACTATTTTTGAAGAGGCAGTCAAGGAAGTTGCCGGCTAATCAGAAGCTGCCTGCAAAATGCATCTAACACTCAAGGGCTGTGTTACAAACCGATTCAAAATGCTCGAATACTGTCGTGTATGCTCCACTTTTGAATCGGTTTGCGCCTTGCCCTTAAGCGTGATCTGCTATTTTGCAGGCAGCTTCTATTTTATGGTCAAAATAATCTCAATACTTGAAACATTTTTGGAATGTATAGGTCAATAAGATCGATTTTGATTCCATGCGGGCGGGAATAAACCGCGCCCGGCCGACCATTCAACCTGCAACGCGAAACCCGCAACCCGCAGCGCGCAACAAGAAGCTTATGTGTGATTGAATAAACTTGAGGCCAGCCAGCGATGAATGGCTTCCGCCACACCGCCATCGTCATTGGAGGCAACGGTCGGGAATCGTTCGACCAGATCCGGCGGCGCATTGGCAACCACAAAGCTGCTTCCAGCCCATTCCAGCAGATCTAGGTCATTATAATCATTACCAACCGAAAGCGCCTGATGGGCGTCCAGGTTAAACATTTCGGCCAGCCAAGCGGTAGCGAGACTTTTTGATACAGTTGCCGGGAAAATCTCAATCCAGGTGGAGCGCCCATCTAACGGCGATGTCGTCTGGATTACACTGAAGCCCGGTAAATCCTTGCGCAGGGTTTGCATCAGCGGGCGGGTATCTTCGGGCGGAACCACGGCAAGCAGCTGCGCCGCCATGTCAAATCCATCCGGGTTGGCTTCCAGCGGCTGTGCAAACTGCTGATAGATCTCGATGCGTTTTTTGAAATCCGAGTTGTTTTTGGTGGCTTCATAATAGCTGAATGCATGGTTTTCCGGAACCGGGCGGTGAACCATAAAATCAAGGTTATTTGTCTTTAGGATTTTTATCGCCTGGTGCACCTGATGCTCTTCCAGACCCGAACTGCGGATCAGCCAGCCCGCAGGATGCCGATTGATACCGGCACCGCTGGAAAATATAAGAAAATCAATCGGCAGATGTGAAATTGAAATCGTATTGATGGAGTAGAATGAACGGCCGGTGGCAATCGCTCTGACGATACCAAGCTCACCGA
The sequence above is drawn from the Desulfobacterales bacterium genome and encodes:
- a CDS encoding acetyl ornithine aminotransferase family protein; this encodes MPKKPTIKTKLPGPRAKKLIKLDKKYVSPSYTRVYPLVVDKAEGMWVHDVDGNTFLDFTAGIAVNATGHCHPQVVKAIQNQAEQLLHMSGTDFYYTPQIQLAEKLASVVPSNGSKRVYFGNSGAEAVEAAFKLARWHTKRELNIAFFGAFHGRTMGALSLTASKTVQKKHYNPFVPGITHIPYAYCYRCAYNLCYPDCDLFCVKWIEDTLFRTTVPPEEVAAIFIEPIQGEGGYIVPPPGFHKEMYRIAKKYGILYVADEVQSGMGRTGTMFAIEHFKAKADIIAIAKGIASGMPLGAMVAPAKIMNWEAGSHASTFGGNPISCQAAMATIELLEKGLMKNATAQGKRLMKGLHELQKTYECMGDVRGKGLMVGVEFVKDRETKAPATKWRPAIIRKAFEKGLLILGCGANSIRFCPALTVSAKEIDLGLTIFEEAVKEVAG
- a CDS encoding HAD-IIB family hydrolase — protein: MSRSEWGIENNFKGLFVCDFDGTLLRSDRSFSDQDLEALKHIGELGIVRAIATGRSFYSINTISISHLPIDFLIFSSGAGINRHPAGWLIRSSGLEEHQVHQAIKILKTNNLDFMVHRPVPENHAFSYYEATKNNSDFKKRIEIYQQFAQPLEANPDGFDMAAQLLAVVPPEDTRPLMQTLRKDLPGFSVIQTTSPLDGRSTWIEIFPATVSKSLATAWLAEMFNLDAHQALSVGNDYNDLDLLEWAGSSFVVANAPPDLVERFPTVASNDDGGVAEAIHRWLASSLFNHT